One window from the genome of Prinia subflava isolate CZ2003 ecotype Zambia chromosome 2, Cam_Psub_1.2, whole genome shotgun sequence encodes:
- the SDE2 gene encoding splicing regulator SDE2, with protein sequence MAALGLAPLWVRDPLGPRARPLPLPPGGGSVLCLRRHRARELNIPEESLYVRCNGRLASDEDELQSGVVYSLEPRLCGGKGGFGSMLRALGAQIEKTTNREACRDLSGRRLRDVNHEKAMAEWVKKQAEREAEKEQRRLERLQRKLAEPRHTFTDPEYERQYREMAERQEEALRIGLQVIASKAVSSESSRSRKRPGEPGKSETKSEKRECPGPGLDEATGSGCEDDSKDGSPCASDRSCPSGSSANDSAGNSDECCSSSVASAEDSPSTSANEKPLEQPEGPGRDLQGEVCTGGQAQILSGENSKLTEPPKEMAQGKNGVTQGQKEEQENVPAKAQETNQSQSTEAEPIDLLAFNSAAELEALGLEKLKMGLMSLGLKCGGTLKERAARLFSVRGLSRDQIKPSLFAKPPKGKTSG encoded by the exons ATGGCGGCGCTGGGGTTGGCGCCGCTGTGGGTGCGGGACCCGCTGGGGCCGCGGGCGCggccgctgccgctgcccccCGGGGGCGGCTCCGTGCTCTGCCTCCGCCGCCACCGCGCCCGGGAGCTG AACATCCCAGAAGAAAGCTTGTATGTGAGGTGTAATGGGCGACTGGCCAGTGATGAAGATGAGCTGCAGAGTGGGGTCGTTTATAGCCTGGAGCCGAGGCTTTGTGGTGGAAAAGGAG GCTTTGGGTCAATGCTGCGAGCCCTGGGTGCTCAGATTGAGAAGACAACGAACAGAGAGGCCTGTCGAGACCTCAGTGGGAGGAGACTGCGGGACGTCAACCACGAGAAGGC GATGGCAGAGTGGGTGAAGAAGCAGGCGGAGCGGGAGGCCGAGAAGGAGCAGCGGCgcctggagaggctgcagcgGAAGCTGGCGGAGCCGCGGCACACCTTCACCGACCCCGAGTACGAGCGGCAGTACCGCGAGATGGCCGAGCGCCAGGAGGAGGCCCTGCGCATCG GGTTGCAGGTTATTGCCAGCAAAGCAGTGTcatcagaaagcagcaggagtCGGAAGCGTCCGGGTGAGCCTGGAAAGAGcgaaacaaaatctgaaaaaagagAATGTCCCGG GCCAGGACTGGATGAGGCCACAGGCTCGGGCTGTGAGGATGACAGTAAGGATGGCTCCCCCTGTGCATCTGACAGAAGCTGTCCATCAGGCAGCAGTGCTAATGACAGTGCTGGAAATTCAGATGAGtgttgcagcagctctgtggcttCAGCAGAGGACAGTCCATCTACCAGTGCAAATGAGAAACCACTGGAGCAACCAGAAGGTCCTGGAAGAGACCTGCAAGGAGAGGTGTGCACAGGCGGGCAAGCTCAGATTCTGTCTGGAGAAAACAGCAAGCTGACAGAGCCTCCAAAGGAAATGGCCCAAGGAAAGAACGGAGTGACTCAAGGTCAGAAAGAAGAGCAAGAAAATGTTCCAGCTAAGGCACAGGAAACAAACCAGTCACAAAGCACA gaGGCAGAACCAATAGACCTGCTGGCGTTCAACTCTGCTGCTGAACTGGAAGCCCTGGGTTTGGAGAAGCTGAAGATGGGATTGATGTCTTTGGGACTGAAATGTGGAGGCACTTTGAAGGAAAGAGCAGCAAGGCTGTTTTCAGTGAGGGGTCTGTCTAGAGACCAGATCAAGCCATCCTTATTTGCAAAGCCCCCTAAAGGGAAAACCTCTGGTTAG